A genomic region of Catalinimonas niigatensis contains the following coding sequences:
- a CDS encoding TolC family protein — MKRLTRVVPLFVFFLSCSNLMRAQAIADTTSGEFTLEQCLSYALENKPEVQQAQIDEAIGEREIRANLSAWLPQISAQYNASHNFKLQTAAFGDQLITLGRKNNSNILLQADQVIYSRDVLLASKAARFTRNQLDQNTEESKINTVVNVSKAFYDILLTQEQLSILEENIVRQEKQYKDARSQYQSGLVDKTDYQRASITLANTRSDRKRTQESLTAKHAALKELMGYPVDKHIDLVYEYGLMEQDIQMDTTQELVYTNRIEYQQLQTQSKLLQLNTSYYQWDFLPTVSAFANYNWIYLNDEMAELYDTAYPTSAAGLQVNLPIFQGTRRIQNLQIAQLQEERQDIGMADARRMINTEYERALANYKSDYNEWLTLQENVEVAEEVYDIIKLQYDEGIRAYLDLIVAETDLRTAQINYYNALYNALASKLDYQKALGNIDFN; from the coding sequence ATGAAACGCTTGACCAGAGTAGTACCACTATTCGTATTTTTTTTATCGTGTTCCAATCTTATGAGGGCACAAGCCATTGCAGACACTACATCCGGAGAATTTACCCTGGAGCAATGTCTTTCCTATGCTTTGGAAAATAAACCGGAAGTACAGCAGGCACAGATTGACGAAGCAATTGGAGAAAGGGAAATCAGGGCTAACCTTTCTGCCTGGCTGCCTCAGATTTCTGCCCAGTACAATGCCTCGCATAATTTTAAGCTACAGACCGCGGCTTTCGGTGATCAGCTGATTACGCTGGGCAGGAAGAATAACTCTAACATTCTGTTGCAGGCAGATCAGGTTATCTACAGCAGGGATGTGCTGCTGGCTTCTAAAGCTGCCCGTTTTACCCGAAACCAGCTGGATCAGAATACGGAAGAAAGTAAAATAAATACCGTCGTGAATGTGAGCAAAGCCTTTTATGATATTCTGCTTACCCAGGAGCAGCTTAGCATACTGGAGGAAAATATCGTACGGCAGGAGAAACAATACAAAGATGCACGGAGCCAGTACCAGAGTGGTTTGGTAGACAAAACTGACTATCAAAGGGCTAGCATTACTCTGGCTAATACCCGTAGCGACAGGAAAAGAACGCAGGAATCACTTACTGCCAAACATGCGGCCCTCAAAGAATTGATGGGGTATCCGGTAGATAAACATATTGATCTGGTGTACGAGTATGGTCTGATGGAACAGGATATACAGATGGACACCACCCAAGAGCTTGTCTACACCAACCGTATTGAATACCAACAGTTACAAACGCAGTCCAAGTTGCTACAGCTCAATACCAGCTATTATCAATGGGATTTTTTGCCCACAGTTTCTGCCTTTGCCAATTACAATTGGATCTATTTGAATGATGAGATGGCGGAGCTTTACGACACCGCTTATCCTACTTCTGCAGCTGGCTTACAGGTAAATCTGCCCATCTTTCAGGGAACAAGGAGGATTCAGAATCTACAAATTGCACAATTGCAGGAAGAGCGACAGGACATAGGCATGGCCGATGCCAGAAGGATGATTAATACAGAATATGAAAGAGCATTGGCTAACTATAAAAGTGATTACAATGAATGGCTTACACTTCAGGAAAATGTAGAAGTAGCCGAAGAGGTATACGACATCATCAAACTGCAGTATGATGAAGGTATCAGGGCTTATCTGGATCTGATTGTTGCGGAGACCGATCTCAGAACAGCGCAGATCAATTATTATAATGCGCTTTACAATGCACTGGCCAGCAAACTGGACTATCAAAAAGCTTTAGGAAACATAGACTTCAATTAA
- a CDS encoding efflux RND transporter periplasmic adaptor subunit: MKKIVWLFAAISSPLILTSCGDSNGAQQQQQQRNNAVTVNAYEVTSEEVTGIDTYPGTVVPLKEVELRPQVAGYITQIYVEDGQKVTQGQKLYEMDRRKYQAAYQQAKANLESVKANVEKVRKDLERYERLEEQDAIASQRVDYARTDMETAQSQLASAEAQLESASTDLGYSVINAPFTGTVGISQVRVGAQVSAGQPLLNTISSDDPIAVDFVVNEQEIPRFTRLMSQKEKQPDSLFTIGLGDGTTYSYPGILSTIDRAVNRQTGTITVRLSFPNPDRLLIAGMTVTVNVLNQDIGEQLVIPYKSVTEQMGETYVWVIESDSVRQQNLQLGTRIGSTVVVREGLSAGDNIVVEGIQRLRQGAKIQLGNAAQSAPSSAAASK, encoded by the coding sequence ATGAAAAAAATAGTATGGTTGTTCGCAGCCATATCCTCACCACTCATTCTAACTTCTTGCGGGGATTCAAACGGAGCCCAACAGCAACAGCAGCAAAGAAACAATGCAGTTACTGTAAATGCTTATGAAGTTACTTCCGAAGAAGTGACTGGCATTGACACCTATCCTGGTACTGTTGTTCCTTTGAAGGAAGTTGAGCTTCGTCCTCAGGTGGCGGGATATATCACCCAGATTTATGTGGAAGACGGACAAAAAGTGACCCAGGGACAGAAACTCTACGAAATGGACAGAAGGAAATACCAGGCAGCCTATCAGCAGGCCAAGGCTAACCTGGAAAGCGTGAAAGCCAATGTGGAGAAGGTACGCAAAGACCTGGAACGCTACGAGAGACTGGAAGAGCAGGATGCCATTGCCAGCCAGCGTGTAGATTATGCCCGTACCGATATGGAAACTGCACAATCACAATTAGCTTCCGCAGAAGCTCAGTTAGAGAGTGCCTCTACTGATTTGGGTTATTCAGTCATCAATGCGCCTTTTACCGGCACAGTAGGAATTTCACAGGTAAGAGTAGGAGCTCAGGTTTCTGCCGGACAACCTCTGCTCAATACCATCTCTTCGGATGACCCTATTGCTGTGGATTTTGTAGTGAACGAACAGGAAATTCCCCGTTTTACCCGATTGATGAGTCAAAAAGAAAAACAGCCAGACTCACTTTTTACTATCGGTTTAGGAGATGGAACAACTTACTCCTATCCGGGAATTCTGAGCACCATTGACAGAGCCGTAAATCGCCAAACGGGTACCATCACAGTACGGCTGAGCTTTCCCAATCCCGATCGCCTCCTGATCGCCGGTATGACTGTCACTGTCAATGTGCTGAATCAGGATATTGGAGAACAACTGGTAATCCCCTACAAATCGGTAACTGAACAGATGGGAGAAACTTATGTATGGGTGATTGAAAGCGATTCCGTACGCCAGCAAAATCTCCAACTGGGCACAAGGATAGGCAGTACCGTAGTGGTGAGGGAAGGGCTTTCAGCCGGTGATAATATTGTGGTAGAAGGTATCCAGCGTCTGCGCCAGGGAGCAAAAATTCAGTTAGGCAATGCAGCACAGTCTGCCCCATCCTCAGCAGCAGCCAGCAAATAA
- a CDS encoding arabinan endo-1,5-alpha-L-arabinosidase translates to MKASFQLSVSTILIFFILPNLYAQQTDIRVHDPVMIRQGDTYYLFCTGRGISVFSSTDMQSWKEEKPVFDSPPEWTQEAVSDFRGHFWAPDISFYDGKYYLYYSVSSFGKNTSAIGLVTNTTLDPDDPNYQWEDQGMIVQSVPGRDLWNAIDPNIITDAQGYPWMTFGSFWEGMKLVKLIPKRTALAEPQEWYTIAKRERTPFTPDAKAGDAAIEAPFIFKKDSIYYLFVSWDYCCRGENSTYKVVVGRSDKVTGPYLDKEGKAMDEGGGSLVIEGNERWAGVGHNSAYTFDGKDYLVFHAYDSHDDGKPKLKIVEMGWDKEGWPVVDKQILALSEE, encoded by the coding sequence ATGAAAGCAAGTTTTCAACTTTCGGTAAGCACTATCTTAATATTTTTTATCCTACCCAACCTCTATGCCCAACAGACTGATATACGGGTACATGACCCGGTGATGATCAGGCAGGGAGATACCTACTATCTTTTCTGTACCGGCAGAGGAATTTCCGTTTTTTCTTCCACCGATATGCAATCCTGGAAAGAAGAAAAACCGGTATTTGATAGCCCGCCCGAATGGACACAAGAGGCAGTCTCAGACTTCAGAGGTCACTTCTGGGCGCCGGACATTAGTTTCTACGATGGCAAGTATTATCTCTATTATTCCGTATCTTCTTTTGGCAAAAACACCTCGGCTATCGGGCTGGTCACCAACACAACCCTTGATCCTGATGATCCCAACTACCAATGGGAAGATCAGGGGATGATTGTACAATCCGTACCCGGGCGTGACCTCTGGAATGCCATCGACCCTAACATTATCACCGATGCGCAGGGCTATCCCTGGATGACTTTTGGCTCCTTCTGGGAAGGCATGAAGTTGGTAAAACTCATTCCCAAACGCACCGCGCTGGCAGAACCGCAGGAATGGTATACCATCGCCAAACGTGAGCGTACGCCCTTCACTCCCGATGCAAAAGCCGGTGATGCCGCCATTGAGGCGCCTTTCATCTTCAAAAAAGACTCCATTTACTACCTATTTGTCTCCTGGGACTATTGCTGCCGTGGAGAGAATAGCACCTACAAGGTAGTAGTAGGGCGTTCCGATAAGGTAACGGGACCTTACCTGGACAAGGAAGGAAAAGCGATGGATGAAGGTGGAGGTTCGCTGGTCATTGAAGGGAATGAAAGGTGGGCCGGGGTAGGTCATAACAGCGCCTACACCTTTGATGGAAAAGATTACCTAGTTTTTCATGCCTACGACTCCCACGATGATGGAAAACCCAAGTTGAAAATAGTAGAGATGGGGTGGGACAAAGAAGGCTGGCCTGTAGTGGATAAGCAAATCCTGGCGCTAAGTGAAGAATAA
- a CDS encoding efflux RND transporter permease subunit produces the protein MISDVFIRRPVTSMVISIVIVLVGLIAMLNLAVTQYPDITPPVVSVSANYTGADAQTVEQTVATPVETQINGTPGMAYMSSTNTSTGQMQMNVTFEVGTDVDIATMDVQNRVGIAEPRLPEAVRRLGLTVRKRNPSIMMIVGIYSPEGTHDIKFLDNYTNIFIRDALLRVPGVGDITAIGQDFSMRLWLKPDKLAQYNIGANEVNAAIQEQNVQVAAGTVGAMPQFDSQSFEYPITVNGRLSTQEEFENIVIRTNPADGSIVYLKDVARIDFGRFDYGRTTIVDGNPASLLLVYQAPGSNALETAEGVYAALDELEASYPADVQSVVSMETATVVETSIAEVVQTLIEALVLVILVVFLFLQSWRATLIPILAIPVSIIGTFIFFIPLEFTINTLTLFGFVLAIGIVVDDAIVVVEAVQHNIDHEKLSPMEATRKAMKEITAPVIAIALILAAVFIPVGFIPGIVGRLYQQFAITIAISVLISAFVALTLTPALCSLMLRPSKLNKEAKGLNKFFYKFNRWFNKTTENYSSGVRKSIKASPLVLILLLCVYVGTFGLFSTKPTGFIPTEDEGRVFISLELPEGSSSSRTNEVMEEVAEIIDETPAISHYNAIGGLNGINFSFKPNSATFFTQMKPWDERTDPEDQLQGVMASLNQKFASIEAANIVVVSPPAIPGLGQSGGFSFILEQRQGGDIKDFEQVMGRFLAAANQRPEIAMAYSFFTAQTPGYHVEVDREKAKRLGVGLGSVFNTMSSYMGSQYINDFTRYGRNFRVVAQADTSYRNDIKDLEQFYVMNQQGSAVPLSALVNYNIVENAPVINHYNLFRSTEINGSAAPGYSSGQALEALEEVAAEVLPAGYGYDFSGLSREERKAGDSTIIIFGLSIVLVLLLLAALYESWSVPFSILFAIPLGLFGAILALTFLPKLDNNVYAQIGMITLIGLAAKNAILIVEFAKERVDSGMELIEATIEAVKLRLRPIIMTSMAFILGVVPLVLASGAGAVARQTIGWTVIGGMLAATFLAIFAVPVLYVVITRLAYGKKNLQALQANRSTHDPDTDHTGDSR, from the coding sequence ATGATTTCAGATGTATTTATACGGAGGCCCGTGACCTCCATGGTTATTTCTATTGTCATCGTACTGGTAGGTTTAATAGCTATGCTGAACCTTGCCGTTACTCAATATCCGGATATTACGCCTCCGGTGGTTTCAGTCTCTGCCAACTATACCGGTGCCGATGCCCAAACGGTGGAACAAACGGTGGCTACGCCGGTAGAAACGCAGATCAACGGTACACCTGGTATGGCCTACATGAGTTCTACTAACACCAGTACCGGCCAGATGCAGATGAACGTCACTTTTGAGGTGGGTACCGACGTGGATATTGCCACCATGGACGTACAAAACCGGGTAGGCATTGCTGAGCCCCGCCTGCCGGAAGCCGTCAGAAGGCTAGGTTTGACGGTCAGGAAGAGAAACCCCAGTATCATGATGATTGTGGGGATATACTCGCCTGAAGGTACGCACGACATCAAATTTCTGGATAACTATACCAACATCTTTATCAGGGATGCCCTATTGCGTGTACCCGGTGTGGGTGATATTACTGCCATCGGACAAGATTTTAGTATGCGTCTGTGGCTCAAACCTGACAAGCTTGCTCAGTATAATATCGGTGCCAATGAAGTCAATGCTGCCATACAGGAACAAAATGTACAGGTAGCTGCCGGTACCGTGGGTGCCATGCCTCAATTTGATTCTCAGTCTTTTGAATATCCGATCACGGTCAATGGGCGCTTGTCTACCCAGGAAGAATTTGAGAATATTGTTATCCGTACCAATCCGGCCGATGGTTCTATTGTGTACCTGAAAGATGTAGCGAGGATTGACTTCGGACGTTTTGACTATGGCAGGACCACCATTGTGGATGGTAATCCGGCTTCACTTCTTCTGGTATATCAGGCTCCGGGCAGTAATGCGCTGGAGACTGCTGAAGGTGTGTATGCCGCCCTGGATGAACTGGAAGCCAGTTATCCTGCCGATGTACAGTCAGTAGTGTCTATGGAAACGGCTACGGTAGTAGAAACCTCCATTGCTGAGGTGGTGCAAACCCTGATAGAAGCTTTGGTTCTGGTGATTCTGGTGGTATTCCTGTTCCTACAGAGTTGGCGTGCTACGCTGATTCCCATTCTGGCGATTCCGGTATCCATCATCGGTACCTTCATCTTCTTTATCCCGCTGGAATTTACCATCAATACGCTGACCCTGTTTGGCTTTGTACTGGCCATCGGTATTGTGGTGGATGATGCTATTGTAGTAGTGGAAGCCGTGCAGCACAACATTGACCACGAAAAGCTCTCTCCCATGGAGGCTACCCGCAAAGCAATGAAAGAGATTACCGCTCCGGTTATTGCCATTGCTTTGATTTTGGCGGCGGTATTTATTCCGGTAGGTTTTATACCAGGAATAGTAGGACGACTGTATCAGCAGTTTGCCATCACTATTGCCATTTCGGTTTTGATCTCTGCTTTTGTGGCGCTTACCCTTACTCCTGCACTTTGCTCGCTGATGCTTAGGCCTTCTAAACTGAACAAAGAAGCTAAAGGGCTGAATAAGTTTTTCTACAAATTCAACCGCTGGTTCAACAAAACCACGGAGAATTATTCATCAGGAGTGCGCAAAAGCATCAAAGCCAGCCCATTGGTACTGATCTTACTGCTTTGTGTATATGTAGGTACATTTGGCCTCTTCAGTACCAAGCCTACCGGCTTTATTCCTACCGAAGACGAAGGAAGGGTTTTCATCTCGCTTGAATTACCAGAAGGTTCCTCATCCTCCCGAACCAACGAAGTGATGGAAGAAGTAGCTGAAATTATAGATGAAACTCCTGCCATCTCCCACTACAATGCCATCGGTGGATTAAACGGAATCAATTTCTCTTTCAAACCCAACAGTGCTACTTTCTTTACGCAGATGAAGCCCTGGGATGAAAGAACAGATCCTGAAGATCAGTTGCAGGGTGTCATGGCAAGCCTAAATCAAAAGTTTGCCAGCATTGAAGCCGCCAATATCGTGGTAGTATCTCCTCCTGCGATTCCCGGACTGGGACAGTCAGGTGGTTTTAGCTTTATCCTGGAACAAAGACAGGGCGGAGACATCAAAGATTTTGAGCAGGTAATGGGCAGGTTTTTAGCGGCTGCCAATCAGCGGCCGGAGATTGCGATGGCCTATAGCTTCTTTACCGCGCAAACGCCTGGTTACCATGTAGAAGTTGATCGTGAAAAGGCGAAGAGGCTAGGGGTGGGACTGGGCAGTGTTTTCAATACCATGTCCTCGTATATGGGTAGCCAGTACATCAACGACTTTACCCGCTATGGACGTAACTTCAGAGTGGTGGCCCAGGCAGATACTTCTTACAGAAATGACATCAAGGATCTGGAACAGTTTTATGTAATGAATCAGCAGGGGAGCGCTGTTCCGCTGAGTGCCCTGGTCAATTACAACATCGTTGAAAATGCGCCGGTAATTAACCACTACAACTTGTTCCGCTCTACTGAAATCAACGGTAGCGCTGCTCCTGGTTACAGTAGCGGACAGGCGCTGGAAGCCCTGGAAGAAGTGGCTGCAGAAGTGTTACCTGCCGGTTACGGTTACGATTTTTCAGGGTTAAGCCGGGAAGAGCGTAAAGCCGGGGATAGTACCATCATCATCTTTGGGTTGTCCATCGTATTGGTTCTGCTACTTTTAGCTGCCCTGTACGAAAGCTGGTCGGTACCTTTTTCCATCCTCTTTGCCATTCCTCTGGGACTGTTCGGTGCGATTCTGGCACTCACTTTTTTACCCAAACTGGACAACAACGTTTATGCCCAGATTGGTATGATTACGCTGATTGGTTTGGCCGCTAAAAATGCCATTCTGATCGTGGAGTTTGCCAAAGAACGGGTAGATAGCGGCATGGAACTGATTGAAGCAACCATTGAAGCCGTAAAGCTGCGATTGCGTCCCATCATCATGACGTCTATGGCGTTTATCCTGGGGGTTGTACCCCTGGTACTGGCCAGTGGTGCCGGTGCGGTAGCCCGTCAGACCATTGGCTGGACGGTAATTGGAGGGATGCTAGCCGCCACTTTCCTGGCGATTTTTGCCGTACCCGTTTTATATGTGGTCATCACCAGATTGGCGTATGGAAAGAAAAACCTGCAGGCTTTACAAGCTAATCGTAGTACCCATGATCCGGATACTGATCATACGGGCGATAGCAGATAG
- a CDS encoding ABC transporter permease, with product MKIQNTRNIFLSESLADKVFGAEDPTGKTIEMFTESWNVKGVFYDVGSNAHTHFHLLQLDRERPYQEAYWGGYSHYTYLLLNDKADVAALEEKLKDFSTEFSPVSEKFSDAAYRWEIQLQSLASIHLHSRLEFEHEPNGTMQDIYMIIAIILMLMIISGFNYTNLLKLIQEERMQEFHIKKVFGASSFQLFKQHLLESLLFTLIALLLAGILIRLVMNFSGRDFGIEFYEGRNYAILLTIMLVFIMTHVLIPALLMVNREVLPLQKQQRSSENLGSGRGRWLAVPQFVISVILIALALTVYKQLKFLNEAGAGFSNEHVLTLSTMLPTSYAETGLERLKNTLQQHAQIKTLAFSETIPGEKFERDGSFQLVERPDETAEFCYIQLVSTAYFETFQIDLLAGKSFSENESSEALGVLINESLAERLQLSYEELIGKEASIPFENEYRTVTIRGVVKDYFHQSLRDNIEPCAYLNIKELPGVVSSISVRTDKVDGEELKRIAGLIQDTYANFFPADLATLAYAKDHYDSQFKKDYQFSNIINAITLISIFMTVLGFVGLASAYARSKTREVAIRKVYGANLSDVFSLFGSPYLKLMGITLLIAFPLSFYFVTLWLEYFVIKIDLGVWFAFWPILIISAISLLSFGYYVTKVVVQDPVKILKEH from the coding sequence GTGAAAATCCAGAATACAAGGAATATCTTCCTTTCTGAATCGTTAGCCGATAAAGTATTCGGGGCAGAAGATCCTACTGGAAAAACGATAGAGATGTTTACTGAATCCTGGAATGTAAAAGGAGTATTTTATGATGTGGGATCAAATGCTCATACGCACTTTCATTTGTTACAGCTTGATCGGGAACGACCGTATCAGGAAGCATACTGGGGCGGGTATAGCCATTATACCTATCTACTTCTAAATGATAAGGCAGATGTAGCTGCCCTTGAAGAAAAATTAAAGGATTTTAGTACTGAGTTTTCCCCGGTATCAGAAAAATTTTCGGATGCAGCGTATCGCTGGGAAATACAGTTGCAATCCCTGGCCAGTATTCATTTGCATTCCAGGTTGGAGTTTGAGCATGAACCCAATGGAACAATGCAGGATATCTATATGATAATTGCCATCATCCTGATGCTGATGATCATCTCGGGCTTTAACTATACGAATCTTTTGAAGTTGATTCAGGAAGAGCGAATGCAGGAGTTTCACATTAAAAAGGTTTTTGGTGCATCCTCTTTCCAGCTATTCAAACAACATCTGCTGGAATCACTACTATTCACCTTGATAGCCCTGCTGTTAGCGGGGATACTCATCAGACTTGTAATGAATTTTAGCGGAAGAGACTTCGGTATTGAGTTTTATGAGGGGAGAAATTATGCGATTCTGCTAACCATTATGCTCGTCTTTATCATGACCCATGTACTGATTCCTGCATTGTTGATGGTGAACCGTGAGGTCTTGCCCTTGCAGAAACAGCAACGATCGTCTGAAAATCTTGGGTCCGGAAGGGGTAGATGGCTGGCGGTTCCTCAGTTTGTGATTTCAGTGATCCTTATTGCCTTGGCCCTCACCGTGTATAAGCAGCTTAAGTTTTTGAATGAAGCAGGTGCAGGATTTAGCAATGAGCATGTGTTGACTTTATCTACCATGCTTCCTACTTCTTACGCTGAAACTGGACTAGAAAGGTTGAAAAACACATTACAACAGCACGCACAAATTAAAACACTTGCTTTCTCTGAAACGATACCGGGAGAGAAATTTGAGCGGGATGGTTCTTTTCAGTTGGTTGAACGACCGGATGAAACTGCGGAATTCTGCTACATTCAGCTAGTCTCAACAGCCTATTTTGAAACCTTTCAGATTGATCTGTTGGCAGGAAAATCGTTTTCTGAAAATGAATCTAGCGAAGCTCTCGGCGTGCTAATCAATGAATCCTTGGCGGAACGGTTACAGCTTTCTTATGAGGAACTGATTGGTAAAGAGGCTTCCATTCCCTTTGAAAATGAATACCGTACTGTGACGATACGGGGGGTGGTAAAAGATTATTTTCACCAATCTTTAAGAGACAACATAGAACCTTGTGCCTATCTGAATATAAAAGAACTACCCGGAGTGGTCAGTAGTATTTCTGTTAGAACCGATAAGGTGGATGGGGAAGAACTAAAACGGATCGCAGGCCTAATACAAGATACCTATGCAAATTTTTTTCCTGCGGATTTAGCGACGCTGGCTTACGCAAAAGATCACTATGACTCACAGTTTAAAAAAGATTACCAATTCTCAAACATCATCAATGCGATCACACTCATTTCTATTTTTATGACCGTACTAGGCTTTGTAGGGTTAGCATCTGCCTATGCAAGATCCAAAACGAGGGAGGTAGCCATCCGGAAAGTGTACGGAGCAAATCTGTCTGATGTATTTTCACTTTTTGGGAGTCCTTATTTGAAATTGATGGGAATCACTTTGTTGATTGCCTTCCCCTTAAGCTTCTATTTCGTAACGCTTTGGCTTGAATATTTCGTTATAAAAATTGATTTAGGAGTCTGGTTTGCTTTTTGGCCCATCCTTATTATCAGTGCGATATCTCTCCTGTCCTTTGGCTATTACGTAACCAAGGTGGTAGTTCAAGACCCTGTAAAGATTTTAAAGGAACATTGA
- a CDS encoding arabinan endo-1,5-alpha-L-arabinosidase, with product MGLLLSCREDDPPALGPIQTPDTTRIDTTRLDDGPVDFSQLADTYGQLASPDLVYQWAHYNSHDPSILKEGRFFYSYGTDVAFGHEIRPGIQIRRSINLVEWEFVGWVFNTLPPEGARFIRQNGGEPNNSLWAPYIQKVGDEYRLYYSLASNTPRLSVIGLATSDDPRGPFRERGVVVTSQDNNSIQTNAIDPSVIIDQNGKHWMYYGSAWDGIYVLELDPDTGLAVRNGDKGKRIAQRAFTGGRVNGNIEGPEITYNETFNKYYLFIAYDWLETKYNVRVGRADQPEGPFYDYLGRDMNQENDDVPMILAPYQFSGHSGWQGVSHPAVFAHEGQYYMAHQGRPGANPFYMVLHVRQMYWTEEGWPLVSPQRYAAEEESPVEESELIGQWEQIVLGYQVVPGYAEEQISPDFQTSVSLTLDIEGTLNGDESNSWIYEAPWLTLNWNNTYIDKLYVERGRDWENEIESTILFTGLNQEGTAIWGKKTE from the coding sequence ATGGGTTTGTTACTGTCATGCAGGGAAGATGATCCGCCTGCGCTGGGTCCCATCCAGACGCCTGATACCACCCGGATCGATACCACAAGGCTGGACGATGGACCTGTAGATTTTTCTCAGCTGGCGGATACCTACGGGCAACTGGCTTCTCCCGACCTGGTGTACCAATGGGCGCATTACAATTCCCATGATCCCTCTATCCTCAAAGAGGGCAGGTTCTTTTATTCTTATGGCACCGATGTGGCTTTCGGGCATGAGATACGTCCCGGCATACAGATTCGCAGAAGTATCAATCTGGTAGAGTGGGAGTTTGTGGGCTGGGTGTTCAATACTTTGCCTCCTGAGGGAGCCCGTTTTATACGGCAAAACGGTGGAGAACCCAATAACAGTCTGTGGGCACCCTATATCCAGAAAGTGGGTGACGAATACCGACTCTATTATTCGCTGGCCTCCAATACCCCACGCCTGAGCGTGATCGGTCTGGCTACTTCGGATGATCCCCGCGGACCATTTCGGGAAAGAGGGGTGGTGGTCACCTCACAGGATAACAACAGCATACAAACCAATGCCATAGACCCTTCGGTGATCATTGACCAAAATGGTAAGCACTGGATGTACTACGGCTCGGCCTGGGATGGCATCTATGTGCTGGAACTTGATCCCGATACCGGGCTGGCTGTCAGAAATGGAGATAAGGGAAAAAGAATTGCCCAGCGGGCATTTACCGGAGGCAGGGTAAACGGTAATATTGAAGGACCGGAAATTACCTACAATGAGACATTCAACAAGTATTATCTCTTCATCGCTTACGACTGGCTGGAAACGAAGTACAATGTGCGGGTAGGCCGGGCTGACCAGCCGGAAGGACCCTTTTATGATTATCTGGGTCGCGATATGAACCAGGAAAATGACGACGTTCCCATGATCCTGGCACCTTATCAGTTCAGTGGGCATTCGGGATGGCAGGGCGTTTCCCATCCTGCGGTATTTGCCCATGAGGGACAATATTACATGGCTCATCAGGGCAGACCAGGGGCTAATCCTTTTTATATGGTGTTGCATGTCAGGCAGATGTACTGGACAGAAGAGGGCTGGCCGCTGGTGAGTCCGCAGCGCTATGCCGCCGAAGAAGAAAGTCCTGTGGAAGAAAGTGAGCTGATTGGTCAATGGGAACAGATTGTATTAGGTTATCAGGTGGTGCCTGGCTATGCCGAAGAACAGATTTCTCCGGACTTCCAGACTTCCGTATCATTGACCCTTGACATAGAAGGCACACTCAACGGAGATGAAAGTAATAGCTGGATATACGAAGCGCCCTGGCTTACGCTAAATTGGAACAATACGTATATTGACAAACTTTATGTGGAACGCGGAAGAGATTGGGAAAATGAAATAGAATCTACAATACTTTTTACCGGCCTCAACCAGGAGGGCACAGCCATCTGGGGCAAAAAAACAGAATAA
- a CDS encoding TetR/AcrR family transcriptional regulator, with protein sequence MEDISEKKQAIFDSTLDLIKQHGFHGCPMSSVAKNAGVAAGTIYHYFESKDQLICELFTYTRGKMISILREGDDENKPYEERFFALWNNLFRFYVEEPHSYKFFEQFVNSPYYNKSHDRLFELISDFFAKGINQGHLRSVNPEILGVLAHSSVITAAKIHQFKKIPFAETEQQQVAQIIWDGMVIQRI encoded by the coding sequence ATGGAAGACATATCAGAAAAGAAGCAAGCCATTTTTGACAGCACACTGGATCTGATCAAACAGCATGGATTTCATGGCTGTCCTATGAGTTCGGTAGCCAAAAATGCCGGAGTGGCAGCCGGTACAATCTACCATTATTTTGAGAGTAAGGATCAACTGATCTGCGAACTTTTTACCTATACCCGGGGAAAGATGATCAGTATTCTCCGGGAAGGAGATGATGAAAACAAGCCTTATGAAGAACGCTTCTTTGCTTTATGGAATAATCTGTTCCGCTTTTATGTAGAAGAGCCTCATTCCTACAAGTTTTTTGAGCAGTTTGTCAATTCACCTTATTACAATAAAAGCCATGACCGCTTATTTGAATTAATTTCAGATTTTTTTGCTAAGGGGATCAACCAGGGACACCTGCGTTCCGTAAACCCTGAGATACTGGGCGTTTTAGCGCACAGTAGTGTGATTACAGCAGCCAAAATACACCAATTCAAAAAAATTCCATTTGCAGAAACTGAGCAGCAGCAAGTAGCTCAGATCATCTGGGATGGAATGGTAATTCAACGAATTTAA